The sequence TATGGCTGTTCTCTCACAAGCTCTGGCGCCATGTACAGAGGAGTGCCTGATGTAGATCTCCAAACGTGTTTACAAGCCCTTGGACCTGGAAAACAGAAAACTGATTGTTGTAAACCAAATGACAAGTATAGCATATGGGTAACGGTAAAAGCTGTGTAGTTAGAGGTACTAACTTCCCCATCGCCATGGCCATCTGACCCATTGTAGCTAGCAACATTCCCTGATAAACTTGAACCAAGAGTGCCACTCGATAAAGTATCAGCGAGTGATTGTTGTAAGTTCTCCATCCCTTGAGACAAAGCATCTTCTGCTTGTTGAGAAGACTGTTGCAAGTTATTTATGTCTAATGATTGTTGTTCTATCAATGGCTCCAACTGATTCGCTATAAGCTGGTAAAGACAAATCATCAGGAAGAGACCGGATAAACTGAAACAGATTGGTCTGTTTATGCTTTAATCATTACCTTGAGAAGTTCTGATGAACGGAAACCGCCAAGCCACAAGAAACATCTCTCAGCTCTGGTGTTTTCCACATCCCTGACAATAAATGGAAGACATCGTTCTCAGCTGACAATTATGAGAAACTATTTATGTATGTAGAGTAGCATATatccacaaaaacaaagcaGAACACAATTAAAACCTGTTGCCTTGCTCTTTGCAGCTCCTGCTCAAGTTGTGTTAGCTTCAATTGACTGTTCTCTAGCTGCTGGAACATATGCCTAAAAGTGCGGTGACCAAGGGATATCTTAGAGTTTGCAAATAGCTACGCTTGTGGAATACATGAAAGAACTGAAACAATGAGCATAAATCTAAGTATACCTTCTTCCTCAACCTGCTTTTCCTTGCAGCCTCACGGTTTTGAGCGAGCCTACGAAGCGTCTGTTGATTACAACAACAAGAATAACATAACTGAAAGGCTCAattacaggaaaaaaaaaacactctttgaacTGAAACACTCAGCATAAATACTGTTTTATTTCAAAACTTTTGGCCATTTAATGAGCATAGGGAAGCAAATATCTTGCAAGTTTTACAAGCTAACCTTACAGATTGAGGACGGCGTCTTCATCTTCCTCGCCGGTAGTGACAGGAACCACCTCAAGCCTACCGATCGGAGCATCTTCCTCGTCTCTGTGCTCGTGCTCCGGTTCGTTGGTCGCCACAGTTATCTCACATGTTTATGCCGGAAAAGGCAATCGGTTGAAATCAATGAAAACTGAAGAGGAATCAGTGAATCTGGATTCACCGTTTCATtgagagaggaaagagagatcgtcgggaaaaaaaaaaattgtattttatatttaatcagTATCCAACCAAAATATTTGGTTTGCCACATATCGTTTCTTTAGGGCTGCTTCCGCTCCTTCTCATAGCAACGATTCTCAGCTAAATgggctaattttttttttttttttttcatttattatttttatgaagaGAAATTGGTTGAGCAACCCAATTAGAACACCAGAGAGTGAAGTAGCTTCCGCTCCTTCCTTTCAAGTAATGAAGCCAGGTAATTCATCTAGATGCtcctaaatgttttttttttttgtttttaaagtgtATTTATGTCAATGTGTATGTTGTGAAGTAGCTTTTTGATTTGGGAATCAATTTAGTTTGAAGTAGGTTTTTGTTGTGATTCATCTGCTCCTGaatgttatctttttttattgtgttgttTGATCAATGTATTGAGTGATCaggttgtttgtttgtgtttgtatttgATCACGGCTATGTTTCCATGTTTATATAAATGGTGTCTTGAATCGGATCAATGAATACTTTCTAAGATAGCTGGTTTGTTTATGTTTGGCAGATTCTAGTTCTTTACTATCTTGATGAAACCCAAAACTGGGGATTTGATGTTAACAACCTTCGAGTTATTTTTACTTACAGGTGCAAAGCGGAAGTTCTCTGGTGGCTTTGATATATCTGGTTTTGGTGAAATATAGAAGGGGGCGAGTATGTTACACTATCTTGTTTGCTATCTTTGGTGATTTTACCAATGTCTGTTATCTTTGGCGATAACTATCCGGTTGTGAGTCGGAGCGAGAACCAGTTGGTGTCCAGTAAAACACCGACTCCAATAAGGAGAGGGTTAGAGGAGCGGCGGCGGCTGCTGAAGAGGACGTGGTGGATCCATTGGCCGATGACGGAGGAATCCGGCGTCACGGTGGCGATGATCTCGTCTCCGCAGAAATCGACAGAGAACTTTTCCTGAGTAGCGTAACTTCGGATTGTTCTGATGCTTGGAGCCATTGATTTTACATTAACTTTCTTCAAGGAGAGATTATGAATAAAAACGATTTTGCTCTCTGTTTGACGTACGCGTCGCTGGTATTAGTACTGGTTGGAGGTAGATCTTATGCTTTGTTCATTGTCAAGTTCTTATTGTTTAGAGTGTGTTTAGAGTGTATTTTGTTTAAAGTGTGTGTCAAGacacaagttttaaaaaatttgaattttttacaCTCATTAGGTGTTTTTACCATTGGAGtgtcaaaattaataaacatgtAAGTATCTAACTTTTgagagtttgatttttttcaattataaatataGTTGGATCCCATTATTTGGATCCAACCATTGGTGATGCTCTTCACAACagaaagaatcaagaagaatgTGTCACAACTTTTTGAGTATACCAAAAACTAATTATCTATACATCAGAGTGTAtcatcaaacataaaacaaattgtattaagcaaatcttttcatatataattcaGACGGACTATAGATGTGATAAGTACTCTCTTATGATTaatggagctaaacaagagaaaatgttgaataaaaaatcagaatatATCACCAAAATGCATATAAACGACAACAACTCGAACACCCCCACTAACTCActaaagacagagagagagaaagagggaaagTGAGAGAACGAATCAACATCTCTGCTTTCTCCAGAAGATGATATTACTTTTGGGTCAATTTAGCTTTATAACGTCTTCCTCCTTCCTTCACATAAAACAAGAACACcacaacacaaaataaaaatattactcttcttcttggaaAAAGGTGGAATTCATTCTTGAATCCTAGAAAATTCCATTTAgaaggagaggagagagagagatagagacatACTAGCTCATCTCTATAGCCATTAAAATAAATCAGAGAGTTCAAGTTTTTAAGCTATGGCGATGTTCAAAACCTTATCCTTTATGTTCCTTTTATGCTTTGAGATACTACATGGAACCATGTCTGCAGATGTGAATTCCACCTTTTCTTTCAATGGGTTTGTAAAATCTCCGAGCTTTGACAAGACTGTTGCTCTGTTCGGAGATTCGAAGCTGGTCAATGACAGTTCTTCGATTCAGCTGACTGACTCAGTGAGTGGAAGTGTGGGACGAGTCTTTTACAGGCAACCCATCAATCTTTTCCAAGGTAAAGAGAGGACTTCGAGATCTTTCTCGACTCACTTCTCGTTTTCTTCCATGTCCAGTGAGATTGGTGATGATGTCTTGGCTTTTCTTATGGTTCCAACTAGTTTCGATCTTAGTCTGTTTGGTAAGAGGGATAACAATTCCTCTGCTTTAGGGTTTCTATCACATTATGCAAAGAACGAGACAGTTGTTGCTGTTGAGTTTGATATCTCCGAGAGTGGAAACTATGCAAGAATCTTAATTGGTAGACCTGAATCTGCCCAAATTAGAAACCTTTCGTTTGTGGGTGActtgatgatgaacaatggagAGGCTTTGAGCTGTATGATTGATTACGAGGCAAGTTCTAAGAGAATGATGGTTCGATTCAGAAAATCTGGTTCGATAAAGCTGTTTGATCCGTTCTTCTCTTTCTCGGTAGACTTGGCCAAGCTATGGGAAGATGGTCAAGTCACTGTGGGTTTAAGCTCTGCCAATGGGAACTCTTCCAAGGCACATTTTCTCCATTCATGGAGCTTTGAGATAAGGCATCCTCCTCCTATGTGGATGCATTCAGAGCCACTTGAACCGAATGAAGTTTCCACGGAGGAGAAAGAGGGTCGAGAGGGAAGTGAGTGTATATGGAAAATGCTTGGTGCTTTGGTTTTGGGTGCAGCTTGTGGATCTTTAGGAGCAATATTGGCTTTGTATCTCTGGAAGATATGCCGTGTTAGGCGGTCAATGGCGGTGGTTCCAGAGGAATGTGCTATTGAACAAGGCAAGAAGTAGTCACTAGTTTGGTCTTGAAAAGTTTTCCTGTGTTGTGGTGTAAATGTAGGATCTATAAACTGTAGTATCCTtctgtttgtcaaaaaaaactgTAGTATCCTTCTTTTATGACTTTTCatatgtaaaatctaaactgtGAGAGATGTAAGCTTATTGATATGTTGCAAAATTAACTTAgttgttgatgttgttcttGATCCATTTGGATTATGAGTTGTGCATTTATCATCTTTTCTGTTTCTGGATTGCAATGAAGAATTAGGACcaactttgtcttcttctcactttgatgttttattgaaacagagcaatgtGAACTGAGTACAAAAAAAGTCTCGTGAACACAGATCAAATGTCTAGAAAACAACCCAGCATTCACATGTGTCATCAGTTGTCACTTGTCAGTTGCTTCTATGTCGCTAATATGTCTCCACCAGAAGAAAGAGACTGATGTATATAGCTAATCTAACCTCAGCATGGGACACAAACAAGACGAAAGCAGATaccaaaaatccaaacaaagtGTTGAAGCTCTGTATCTGTCACTGTGGAGTAGTTTACTCTAAACATATACTTATCATCTGCTTTCTGCTTTTGGTCAAATGCCATTAATGAGTTTGATTTACACATGATTTCTGATTTGTAAGTTGAAACTACTGGCTGTGAGGAAGTAAGAGAATCTGGTTATATGTGAATGAATATGAACCTTGGTTTATGGTTGAACACTCAACTATGATGATTCGCTTTTATATATCCAACAGAATGATTCTTTCTTAATAAGCTTTGGTTTTTATGGTTAAAACATTCAACATAGACGGGAGAGGTTGAGTTTCAGACAAACATAGATTAAAGCTATAGAAGAAGTTCGCCAATAAGTTGCCATGTTGAATACTTGAATCCCAAGGTTAGATTTCAAAAGACCTCTTCGTTTGTCACTCACGCTAATGGAAATAATCATCAACACACCATGTCCACGATCCTGCCAACAATAAACAACACTGTATTGATACAGATACAATGTCTTTTCAAACATGCATAATTTTACAAaggaaattaaattttatcacCTTTTGTGCTCGCCATGTCAAGTATTTGTACTGTGATTCACAGTTGGCTCTCACCTAAAATGGATCCTTCTGCTCCTTCACTCGGATTGTCCATCTCAAGCCTTACATGCGGGAAAGAAAACTGATAAATTCTTAGTCATATTTCCTGTAAAACCTTGAGCTTTGGCAGCACGCAAACCCAGTTACCTGATAGTACTCGAGGAACACAGAGAATAAGCCTTGTTTTTCTTGGCTAGATGAAAACTTGGTCCCCATCACCAAAAGGCAAAAACAACATGGTCGTCTGTGTATGCAATATGAGTTCCTACCTTTGTATCTGATTTTGTGAACTGATGTGGTGATCTTAAGCTCTGTACAAACAATCGAGAAGCTTCCCACCATTAGTGTTTCCCTGTTTTTACACACAATCAAGAGAAGCTCGTTCCACGGTATCAGGATTGACGATGACATCATCTTTCACCAAATCATAAAGATCTTCAAGGAACATCTCGATTTTTCCTATATCAGGATGAGATTTATCTCCTGCAGcaaaaatatgtgttttctGTCCCACATCAATCCAGCTACATCCAGGTACCTTCTTGACTCCTATGTCTCTCATGGCTTTCCTTAAAGCATTGGCCTTTTCCCAACGCCCCTGTGAGGCATATATATTCGAAAGAAGAACATAAGCTGACGAGTTTTGTGGTTCTAATGCAATGAGCTTCTCAGCAGCAATTTGTCCTCTAATGTCATCTCCATGAATCCTACATGCACCAAGAAGAGATGACCATAGTCTTGCATCTGGTTTCAGGTTTTGTGCTTCTATGAAGTCATCAGCTTCTTGAAGGTATCCCCATCTCCCAAGAAGATCAACCATACAAGCTACGTGATCTACACGCGCTTCAAGACCATATTGACCAATCATCATCTCAAAAATCTTCTGTCCTTCTGTTACTTTCCCTGCATGGCTACAGGCTGTAAGAACACCTAGGAAAGTGATTTCATCTGGCATGATATGGGATTGTCTCATGGAATCAAAGATTTTCAGGGCATCTTCAGCATAACCATTTTTCGCACATCCATTGATCAAGGAGTTCCATGGGACAACGTTGCTTCTACGCCTCATTTCAAAGAAAACTTGTGACGAGCTTTTCATGTCCCCGCATTTAGCATACATGTCTATTAGGGTGTTAGAGGTTAACTCGTCCAAGTCATGGGCCAAGTGAAAGATAAGAGAATGGATAGCTCTACCTTCTCTCAAAGAGGAAAGGACGGAACACACTCGAAGAACAGTGACAAATGTTGCCTGGTCAGGTAGAGCACCATCATGACGCATTTCTTTGTAGAACTTCAAAGCCTCCTCATAGAATCCATTCTGACTATGGCCT comes from Camelina sativa cultivar DH55 chromosome 19, Cs, whole genome shotgun sequence and encodes:
- the LOC104764600 gene encoding lectin-like, producing MAMFKTLSFMFLLCFEILHGTMSADVNSTFSFNGFVKSPSFDKTVALFGDSKLVNDSSSIQLTDSVSGSVGRVFYRQPINLFQGKERTSRSFSTHFSFSSMSSEIGDDVLAFLMVPTSFDLSLFGKRDNNSSALGFLSHYAKNETVVAVEFDISESGNYARILIGRPESAQIRNLSFVGDLMMNNGEALSCMIDYEASSKRMMVRFRKSGSIKLFDPFFSFSVDLAKLWEDGQVTVGLSSANGNSSKAHFLHSWSFEIRHPPPMWMHSEPLEPNEVSTEEKEGREGSECIWKMLGALVLGAACGSLGAILALYLWKICRVRRSMAVVPEECAIEQGKK